From the Halodesulfovibrio sp. genome, one window contains:
- a CDS encoding dual specificity protein phosphatase family protein — translation MIDLRKTFSRIRSTATRIANGMRRGVPFTASSGTEEHSVFPVHYVSSRLALGPAPSTQQHFAAIKEQKISCILNLCAELKELPALEEKAGFEVYFLPIEDEEAPDLLQLEKALEWIDEQMFLGKHVYIHCRHGIGRTGTVFNAYLLRRGLGHRRAAKMLHKLRAEPTNFAQWRAVRNYGAHNPPLSIKAPTLEFGEETAESLAPFLSDYMQLQKTADTILLEHDIDSMCGTLHNACCHSCVPLTLIESLALATHLNTSVPSAARAEIITRAAEVVRLEQNSAQGLSGTFCLYNTDIRCPLLSHGTCLLYAYRPLRCRLFGITPEVGKTIWEDVLHTPLEHLSSQVYLNVTGTLPDHTTLMFTIPEVLSGKYVQRLFSSMKEK, via the coding sequence TTGATCGACCTACGCAAAACATTCTCCCGCATTCGATCAACTGCAACGCGCATAGCTAACGGCATGCGTCGCGGTGTCCCCTTTACTGCCTCTTCCGGTACGGAAGAGCATTCGGTATTTCCGGTTCACTACGTATCCTCTCGGCTTGCGCTAGGTCCTGCTCCAAGTACGCAACAACATTTTGCGGCAATCAAAGAACAAAAAATTTCCTGCATTCTGAACCTGTGTGCAGAATTGAAAGAACTTCCAGCGCTGGAAGAAAAAGCGGGTTTTGAAGTCTACTTTCTGCCAATAGAAGATGAGGAAGCGCCGGACTTGCTCCAGCTCGAAAAGGCTCTTGAGTGGATTGACGAACAAATGTTCCTTGGAAAGCATGTGTACATCCATTGCAGACACGGCATTGGTAGAACAGGAACAGTTTTCAATGCATACCTACTTCGTAGAGGCTTAGGGCACAGGCGTGCTGCAAAAATGTTGCACAAGCTACGGGCAGAGCCAACAAACTTTGCCCAATGGCGTGCTGTTCGCAACTATGGTGCACACAATCCGCCACTTTCAATTAAAGCCCCTACTCTAGAATTTGGTGAAGAAACCGCAGAATCGCTTGCCCCCTTCCTCAGCGATTATATGCAGTTGCAAAAAACTGCTGACACTATTTTGCTAGAGCATGATATTGATTCCATGTGCGGGACATTACATAATGCCTGTTGCCACTCCTGCGTCCCACTAACGCTCATAGAATCCCTTGCACTGGCAACGCATCTCAACACGTCTGTCCCCAGTGCAGCCCGTGCCGAAATTATAACCCGTGCCGCAGAGGTTGTGCGCCTTGAACAAAACAGCGCTCAAGGACTTTCCGGCACATTCTGCCTGTATAACACAGACATCCGATGTCCGCTTCTTAGCCACGGAACATGCCTACTGTACGCATACCGTCCGCTCCGCTGTCGCCTTTTCGGAATTACACCAGAGGTTGGAAAAACAATATGGGAAGATGTTCTGCACACACCGCTAGAGCATCTATCATCTCAAGTATATCTGAACGTAACAGGAACCCTGCCAGACCACACCACGCTCATGTTTACTATACCTGAGGTTCTTTCAGGCAAGTACGTCCAACGTCTATTTTCTTCTATGAAAGAGAAGTAA